Proteins from a genomic interval of Paenibacillus lentus:
- a CDS encoding polyprenyl synthetase family protein, whose translation MDKLAITPYLDEISVLITSHLQQVLPAAWEVPARLKEAMNYSLMAGGKRLRPLLVIAAAEALQGSREAAIPVACAVEMVHTYSLIHDDLPAMDDDDFRRGKPTNHKVFGEAMAILAGDALLTHAFYSVVQASKQHGIPAEAALAIVEDLARFAGPSGMVGGQVADMEGEQGLTELDQLRYIHEHKTGDLIVFCLKAGGRISAASSEQLQALETFGRSIGLAFQIQDDILDLIGDESKLGKKTQSDVKQQKVTYPYFTGLEGSRAEVERLTKIAKEAISNGVIPHPERLIGIANYLVHRDH comes from the coding sequence TTGGATAAGCTTGCGATCACCCCATATCTCGATGAAATATCTGTTCTTATAACCTCTCATTTACAGCAGGTTCTTCCGGCAGCATGGGAAGTGCCTGCGCGTCTAAAGGAAGCTATGAACTACTCTTTAATGGCAGGCGGCAAGCGTCTCCGTCCGCTGCTTGTTATTGCTGCCGCAGAGGCGCTACAGGGAAGTCGCGAAGCAGCGATCCCTGTTGCCTGTGCCGTTGAGATGGTTCATACATATTCCCTGATTCATGATGATCTCCCGGCTATGGATGATGATGATTTCCGCCGAGGTAAGCCGACGAACCATAAAGTGTTCGGGGAGGCCATGGCTATATTGGCAGGTGACGCGCTGTTGACCCATGCTTTTTATAGTGTCGTTCAGGCCAGCAAGCAACATGGGATTCCCGCTGAAGCCGCGTTGGCCATTGTAGAGGATCTGGCACGTTTTGCCGGGCCTTCGGGCATGGTCGGCGGACAGGTTGCCGATATGGAAGGGGAGCAGGGATTGACTGAACTTGATCAGCTGCGTTATATCCACGAGCATAAAACGGGGGATTTGATCGTATTCTGCCTGAAGGCGGGAGGGCGAATTTCTGCCGCTTCCTCAGAACAGCTGCAAGCCTTGGAGACTTTTGGCCGCTCGATCGGACTCGCTTTTCAAATCCAGGATGACATTCTTGATTTGATTGGAGATGAGAGCAAGCTGGGCAAGAAGACACAAAGCGATGTTAAGCAGCAGAAGGTTACGTATCCTTATTTTACTGGTCTGGAGGGGTCTCGGGCTGAAGTTGAGCGCTTGACTAAAATTGCCAAGGAAGCGATTTCAAATGGAGTCATTCCTCATCCTGAGCGTCTGATCGGCATCGCCAATTACTTAGTGCATCGGGATCATTA
- the xseB gene encoding exodeoxyribonuclease VII small subunit → METEKQNQKELLEQQGQDYSFEQAMNELEEIVSQLEHGDVPLEKAIDLFQKGMQLSQLCGHKLSQVERKIEMIMEADGEIVKKPFDPMIEESGDSVG, encoded by the coding sequence ATGGAGACTGAGAAGCAGAATCAAAAGGAACTGCTGGAGCAACAAGGGCAGGATTACAGCTTTGAGCAAGCGATGAACGAGCTGGAGGAAATCGTATCCCAATTGGAACATGGAGACGTTCCGCTGGAGAAGGCGATCGATCTTTTTCAAAAAGGAATGCAATTATCGCAATTATGCGGCCATAAATTATCGCAGGTTGAACGTAAAATTGAAATGATCATGGAGGCCGACGGAGAGATCGTAAAGAAGCCCTTTGATCCAATGATCGAAGAGAGCGGTGATTCGGTTGGATAA
- the folD gene encoding bifunctional methylenetetrahydrofolate dehydrogenase/methenyltetrahydrofolate cyclohydrolase FolD yields MSAPIINGKQVSEEIRTNLRKEVEQLAGKGFTPGLAVVLVGEDPASQVYVRNKEKACHDLGYYSEVHRLPASTTQKELLDLVDKLNSQSNIHGILVQLPLPGHIEEKAVIDAIAVEKDVDGFHPVNVGNLVIGDDSLLPCTPAGVIELIKRTGIEISGKHAVVIGRSNIVGKPVSLLLQRENATVTMCHSRTANMKELTKQADILVVAIGRANFVDASYVKPGAVVIDVGMNRLDNGKLAGDVDFESVKEVSGPITPVPGGVGPMTITMLMQNTLIAAKRFQYSPELK; encoded by the coding sequence ATGTCAGCACCAATTATTAATGGAAAACAGGTTTCGGAAGAAATCAGAACTAATCTTCGCAAAGAAGTGGAGCAGCTTGCTGGGAAGGGCTTTACGCCTGGGCTGGCCGTTGTACTGGTGGGTGAGGATCCGGCATCCCAAGTTTATGTACGCAACAAGGAGAAGGCTTGCCACGATCTGGGGTACTACTCCGAGGTCCACCGGTTGCCTGCTTCCACCACGCAAAAAGAACTGCTTGACCTCGTGGACAAGCTGAATAGCCAAAGCAATATTCACGGTATTCTTGTTCAGCTTCCGCTGCCAGGCCATATCGAGGAGAAGGCGGTTATCGATGCGATCGCAGTGGAGAAAGACGTGGACGGCTTCCATCCGGTCAATGTAGGCAACCTGGTGATCGGCGATGATAGTTTACTTCCTTGCACGCCAGCCGGCGTAATCGAGCTTATCAAGCGTACCGGAATCGAAATATCCGGCAAGCATGCCGTCGTCATCGGTCGCAGCAATATTGTCGGCAAACCGGTGTCCCTGCTGCTGCAGCGCGAGAATGCAACGGTTACGATGTGCCATTCCCGCACGGCGAATATGAAGGAGCTGACGAAGCAAGCAGATATCCTCGTTGTGGCGATCGGAAGGGCTAACTTTGTGGACGCTTCCTATGTGAAGCCGGGAGCGGTCGTAATTGACGTAGGGATGAACCGCCTCGATAACGGAAAATTAGCGGGAGACGTTGATTTTGAAAGCGTGAAGGAAGTATCCGGCCCAATTACTCCAGTTCCCGGCGGTGTTGGCCCAATGACGATTACGATGCTGATGCAAAATACGCTGATTGCAGCCAAGCGGTTTCAGTACTCGCCTGAGCTGAAATGA
- a CDS encoding Asp23/Gls24 family envelope stress response protein produces MSTLPTEFERTDIGEIQIAPEVIEVIAGLATVEVKGVAGMSGGFAGGIAELLGRKNLSKGVKVEVGQREAAVDVSVIVEYGNRLPEVATEIQRNVKRSIETMTGLTVVEVNVHIHDVIFKTVERSEETELSHRVK; encoded by the coding sequence ATGAGTACATTGCCTACGGAATTTGAACGTACGGATATCGGAGAAATTCAAATTGCACCCGAGGTTATCGAAGTGATTGCCGGCCTTGCTACGGTTGAAGTTAAGGGTGTTGCTGGCATGAGCGGCGGATTCGCTGGCGGTATTGCCGAACTGCTTGGCAGAAAGAACTTGTCCAAGGGTGTAAAGGTTGAGGTTGGTCAGCGTGAAGCGGCTGTTGACGTTTCCGTTATTGTTGAATATGGCAATCGGTTGCCCGAGGTAGCTACGGAAATCCAACGCAATGTGAAGCGTTCGATCGAAACGATGACCGGACTGACTGTGGTAGAGGTTAACGTACATATTCACGATGTCATTTTCAAGACGGTCGAGAGAAGTGAAGAGACGGAACTGAGCCATAGGGTGAAATAA
- the accC gene encoding acetyl-CoA carboxylase biotin carboxylase subunit, with the protein MKFHKILIANRGEIAVRIIRACRELGISTVAVYSEADKDSLHVRLADEAYCIGPTLAKDSYLNFTNLMSVATLTECDAIHPGYGFLAENADFAEICDSCNITFIGPSPEAITKMGDKSVAKQTMKSAGVPVIPGSDGLIDDLDEAIMVARDIGYPVIIKATAGGGGKGIRLAEDEASLIQQITMAQQEAQKAFGNAGVYLEKYLTGMKHVEIQIVADKHGNAVHLGERDCSVQRRRQKLVEEAPCPVLSPEKRQEMGEAAVRAALAVNYSGAGTLEFLLGPDGQFYFMEMNTRIQVEHPVTEMVTGIDLIQEMISVAEGNPLSFKQEDVILTGWSIECRINAEDPSRNFMPSPGKIGFYLAPGGPGVRVDSAAYPGYVISPHYDSMIAKLIVWAPTREEAIAKMKRALAEFAIEGIHTTIPFHQKLLDHPVFIRGDFDIKFLEENEI; encoded by the coding sequence GTGAAATTTCATAAAATATTGATTGCGAACCGTGGTGAAATTGCAGTACGGATTATCCGTGCCTGCCGCGAGCTTGGGATTTCGACCGTAGCCGTATATTCGGAAGCGGATAAGGACTCGCTGCATGTTCGTCTTGCGGATGAAGCTTATTGTATTGGGCCGACATTGGCCAAGGACAGCTATTTGAATTTTACCAACTTGATGAGTGTAGCGACGCTTACCGAATGCGATGCGATTCATCCGGGATATGGATTCCTAGCTGAAAACGCAGATTTCGCAGAGATCTGTGATTCGTGTAACATTACCTTTATCGGCCCCTCCCCGGAAGCTATAACGAAAATGGGAGATAAGTCTGTTGCTAAACAAACGATGAAAAGCGCAGGAGTGCCGGTAATTCCAGGTTCGGACGGATTGATCGACGATTTGGATGAAGCGATTATGGTTGCCCGTGATATCGGCTACCCGGTTATTATTAAGGCTACTGCAGGTGGCGGTGGCAAGGGAATTCGCCTTGCCGAGGACGAAGCCTCGCTCATTCAGCAAATTACGATGGCCCAGCAGGAAGCGCAGAAGGCTTTCGGCAATGCTGGCGTCTATTTAGAGAAATATTTGACAGGCATGAAGCACGTTGAAATTCAGATTGTCGCAGACAAGCATGGTAATGCCGTTCATTTAGGAGAACGGGACTGCTCCGTGCAGCGCAGACGCCAGAAGCTGGTGGAAGAGGCGCCATGCCCAGTGCTCTCGCCTGAGAAACGTCAGGAAATGGGCGAAGCAGCCGTTCGGGCTGCTCTCGCAGTCAATTATTCAGGTGCGGGAACGTTAGAGTTCTTGCTGGGTCCTGATGGTCAATTCTATTTCATGGAGATGAATACGCGCATTCAAGTAGAGCATCCCGTTACTGAAATGGTCACTGGGATCGATCTGATTCAGGAAATGATCTCGGTTGCCGAAGGCAATCCGCTATCATTTAAGCAGGAGGATGTTATCCTGACTGGCTGGTCTATTGAATGCCGGATTAATGCAGAGGATCCGTCACGCAATTTCATGCCTTCTCCGGGCAAGATCGGTTTCTATCTAGCTCCGGGCGGACCTGGCGTTCGCGTAGACAGTGCTGCTTATCCGGGATATGTCATATCGCCGCATTATGATTCTATGATTGCCAAGCTGATCGTTTGGGCTCCAACCCGCGAGGAAGCGATTGCGAAAATGAAGCGGGCCTTGGCCGAATTTGCAATTGAAGGTATTCATACGACCATTCCGTTTCATCAGAAACTATTGGATCATCCCGTGTTTATTAGAGGGGATTTCGATATTAAATTTTTGGAAGAAAATGAGATCTAG
- the nusB gene encoding transcription antitermination factor NusB codes for MKRRLAREIAIQSLYQMEMNEVGAEEAVSILIAEAAGENESEVELSDVNKTTSFVLELVNGTWEHKAAIDEMLGDYLKNWQVSRLSKVDRQILRLAVYEMVFRNDVPGKVAVNEAIELAKHFGVEESGKFVNGVLGKMIHELETLKNKI; via the coding sequence ATGAAACGGAGACTAGCACGAGAAATTGCGATCCAAAGCTTGTACCAAATGGAGATGAACGAGGTTGGTGCGGAGGAAGCAGTATCTATACTTATTGCAGAGGCTGCCGGTGAGAATGAAAGCGAAGTTGAATTGTCAGACGTGAATAAGACGACATCTTTTGTATTGGAGCTCGTAAATGGAACTTGGGAGCACAAGGCAGCTATTGATGAAATGTTGGGCGATTATTTGAAAAATTGGCAGGTTAGTCGGCTGTCCAAGGTGGACAGGCAGATTTTGAGATTAGCTGTATATGAAATGGTATTTCGCAACGATGTGCCCGGCAAAGTAGCTGTTAACGAAGCGATCGAGTTAGCCAAGCATTTCGGCGTAGAGGAATCCGGAAAGTTCGTCAATGGTGTGCTTGGTAAGATGATTCATGAACTGGAAACATTAAAAAACAAAATCTAA
- a CDS encoding DUF2273 domain-containing protein has product MNWKQLWEGYKGRLLGTAAAILFIPIYLFFGFWNMLFCALLLYVGYTIGKYKDLDQGSLIPWRELLDWLNARWRPFK; this is encoded by the coding sequence ATGAATTGGAAGCAATTGTGGGAGGGTTACAAGGGACGCTTGCTGGGAACGGCGGCAGCGATACTATTTATTCCCATTTATCTGTTTTTCGGATTTTGGAACATGTTATTTTGTGCGCTTCTCCTTTATGTCGGTTATACGATCGGCAAGTATAAGGATCTTGACCAAGGCTCGCTCATCCCATGGAGAGAGCTGTTGGACTGGTTGAATGCGCGCTGGCGCCCTTTTAAATGA
- the xseA gene encoding exodeoxyribonuclease VII large subunit, with the protein MEQKIYSIKELNRYIRMKMESDKLLSEVWIRGEISNFTHHSSGHMYFTLKDKDSRIKSIMFASHNQRLPFIPREGTRVIARGNVSVYERDGQYQFYATQMQPDGIGSLYLAFEQLKQKLEAEGLFAPQRKRSLPAFPRVIGVITSPTGAAVRDILTTLERRYPQARVVLHPVLVQGKGAAPSIVKAIRTMNALGEADVLIVGRGGGSLEELWAFNEEAVARSIYDSAIPVISAVGHETDFTIADFVADLRAATPTAAAELAVPHAAELREQLRQLERVLQQGLQHQLRQARERLRRLAASPALRQPQRSLLQHAERLDMLQARLERRMRAQAELTGAAHARLHQRLLRYHPQDTLALTKRRHVDAERLLRAAMNGTLKEKSQKLAYSIRQLDALSPLKVMARGYSLVYDEKGQRLVKSLNDVEPGDLVKVKLTDGELDCQVWGMRGEGDGHGD; encoded by the coding sequence ATGGAGCAAAAAATTTATTCGATTAAAGAATTGAATCGCTATATCCGCATGAAGATGGAGTCTGATAAGCTCCTCTCCGAGGTATGGATTCGCGGGGAAATATCCAATTTTACGCATCATTCCAGCGGACATATGTATTTTACGCTGAAAGATAAGGACAGCCGGATTAAGAGCATCATGTTTGCTTCACATAATCAGCGGCTGCCTTTTATCCCGCGGGAGGGAACCCGAGTTATTGCCCGGGGCAATGTGTCGGTCTACGAGCGGGACGGGCAATATCAGTTCTATGCGACACAGATGCAGCCCGACGGGATCGGCAGTCTGTATTTGGCCTTCGAGCAACTGAAGCAGAAGCTGGAGGCCGAAGGGCTGTTCGCGCCGCAGCGGAAGCGGTCTTTGCCTGCGTTTCCTCGCGTGATCGGTGTCATTACGTCCCCGACCGGCGCCGCCGTTCGGGACATTCTGACAACGCTTGAACGCCGCTATCCGCAGGCTAGGGTCGTCCTGCACCCTGTACTGGTGCAGGGTAAGGGCGCGGCGCCGTCCATCGTCAAGGCCATCCGGACGATGAATGCGCTCGGTGAGGCCGACGTACTGATCGTCGGCCGGGGCGGCGGCTCGCTCGAGGAGCTGTGGGCGTTCAACGAAGAGGCGGTCGCGCGCAGCATCTACGACTCGGCGATCCCCGTCATCTCGGCCGTCGGCCACGAGACGGATTTTACGATCGCCGATTTCGTCGCTGACCTGCGGGCCGCCACGCCCACCGCCGCCGCCGAGCTCGCCGTGCCGCACGCCGCCGAGCTACGCGAGCAGCTGCGCCAGCTCGAGAGGGTGCTGCAGCAGGGCTTGCAGCACCAGCTCCGCCAGGCGCGCGAGCGGCTGCGGCGCCTGGCGGCATCGCCGGCGCTGCGCCAGCCGCAGCGCAGCCTGCTCCAGCACGCGGAGCGGCTGGACATGCTGCAGGCGCGGCTTGAGCGCCGCATGCGGGCGCAGGCTGAGCTGACGGGCGCGGCGCATGCTCGCCTGCATCAGCGGCTGCTGCGTTATCACCCGCAGGATACGCTGGCGTTGACGAAGCGGCGCCATGTGGATGCTGAGCGGCTGCTGCGCGCTGCAATGAACGGCACTTTGAAGGAAAAGAGCCAGAAGCTGGCATACAGCATTAGGCAGTTAGATGCCCTAAGCCCACTGAAGGTAATGGCTAGGGGATACAGTCTTGTGTATGACGAGAAAGGGCAGCGCTTGGTGAAGTCGCTGAATGATGTAGAGCCTGGAGATTTGGTCAAGGTAAAGCTGACCGATGGTGAGCTGGATTGCCAAGTATGGGGCATGAGGGGGGAAGGTGACGGCCATGGAGACTGA
- the amaP gene encoding alkaline shock response membrane anchor protein AmaP produces MPKILDRLLLFIYSLSIGILSVIAVLLVTNAVPVDLKQFHGSSWIIAAISVSAVLFLLSIRFFYISIKRDRGSLPSIDQRTEYGDIQISVETIENLSYKAASRVRGIRDVKTRIRITDSGLEIIVRALVDGETSIPELTEEVQKQVHDYVEEITGIPVSYVSVYIANLVQSPVIKSRVE; encoded by the coding sequence GTGCCCAAAATTTTGGACAGACTTTTGCTATTTATTTACAGCTTAAGTATCGGAATACTATCTGTAATCGCCGTCCTCCTAGTGACGAATGCCGTGCCTGTTGATTTGAAGCAATTTCATGGGAGCTCTTGGATTATTGCTGCGATTAGCGTATCGGCTGTGTTGTTTCTGCTTAGCATTCGCTTCTTTTACATTTCGATCAAACGTGATCGCGGTTCGCTCCCGTCCATTGATCAGCGAACGGAATATGGGGATATTCAAATTTCGGTGGAGACGATTGAGAATTTATCCTACAAAGCAGCTTCCCGGGTACGAGGCATTCGCGACGTGAAGACGCGTATCCGTATTACGGACTCCGGGCTAGAAATTATTGTCCGTGCCCTGGTGGACGGTGAGACTTCCATTCCGGAGCTTACGGAGGAAGTGCAGAAGCAGGTACATGATTATGTCGAGGAAATTACCGGAATTCCCGTTTCTTATGTTTCGGTGTATATTGCTAACCTTGTGCAATCTCCTGTTATCAAAAGCCGGGTTGAATAG